One Candidatus Moraniibacteriota bacterium DNA window includes the following coding sequences:
- a CDS encoding S-adenosylmethionine decarboxylase yields the protein MANDQEILEKYEKENPWGMLTSIDLKECNPEIIRNAEKIKDFVAKLCDLIGMKRFGEIQVVHFGENQRVAGFSMTQLIETSLISGHFANQSNAVYLDIFSCGKYPPYKSAEFCKDFFQAKSAKVTVIFRH from the coding sequence ATGGCAAACGATCAGGAAATTTTGGAAAAATATGAAAAAGAAAATCCCTGGGGCATGCTTACCAGCATTGATCTTAAAGAATGCAATCCGGAGATTATTCGCAACGCCGAAAAAATTAAGGACTTTGTCGCCAAACTCTGTGATTTAATCGGTATGAAACGCTTCGGAGAAATACAAGTGGTTCATTTCGGTGAGAACCAGCGGGTGGCCGGATTTTCAATGACGCAGCTGATTGAGACATCACTTATTTCCGGTCATTTTGCCAACCAGTCCAACGCGGTGTATCTGGATATTTTCAGCTGCGGGAAATATCCGCCTTACAAATCAGCGGAGTTTTGCAAGGATTTTTTTCAAGCCAAAAGCGCCAAAGTGACTGTTATTTTTCGCCACTAA
- a CDS encoding RluA family pseudouridine synthase: MTVKYIAVTKENSGERLDKFLKREFFSYSRGEIIRNIRAGNILVNSKKVKSSYVLKEGDIIKSKIKNQKSKLISNSNIKFSVIYKNEDIIMINKPAGLSVHPVKSNENDTLANGLLAKFTEIKNIHDDSKNAHLRPGIIHRLDKDTSGVMVIARNMKAYEGLKKIFKERKVDKKYLAIVRGILKDKKGVIKKPIARAKTYRKQVIAGRKTKTKIREAITEYKVLKEFDNYSLLEVTPKTGRMHQIRVHLFSIGHPIVGDKLYKLKKAKLFPAKLSFKMTRQLLHAQQLIFDLGGKKYKFSARPPKDFADFLGFLDEGKIKS; encoded by the coding sequence ATGACTGTAAAATATATTGCCGTCACAAAAGAAAACAGCGGAGAGCGCCTTGATAAATTCCTAAAGCGGGAATTTTTTTCGTATTCTCGGGGAGAAATTATCAGAAATATCAGAGCCGGAAATATTCTGGTGAACAGCAAAAAAGTAAAGTCCAGCTATGTTTTGAAAGAAGGAGACATTATTAAATCAAAAATTAAAAATCAAAAATCAAAATTAATTTCCAATTCAAATATAAAATTCAGCGTTATTTATAAGAATGAAGACATTATTATGATCAATAAGCCAGCAGGGTTGAGTGTCCACCCCGTAAAATCAAATGAAAATGATACTTTAGCAAACGGATTGCTGGCAAAATTTACAGAAATAAAAAATATCCATGATGACTCTAAAAATGCGCATCTGCGCCCCGGAATTATTCACCGGCTAGATAAAGACACTTCGGGCGTAATGGTTATTGCGAGAAATATGAAAGCGTATGAAGGGTTAAAGAAAATTTTTAAAGAGCGTAAAGTCGATAAGAAATATTTAGCAATCGTCCGCGGAATCTTAAAGGATAAAAAAGGAGTTATCAAAAAACCGATTGCTCGAGCAAAAACTTATAGAAAGCAGGTAATTGCCGGAAGGAAAACTAAAACGAAAATTCGCGAAGCTATAACTGAATACAAAGTACTAAAAGAGTTTGATAATTACTCTTTACTGGAAGTTACTCCCAAAACCGGCCGGATGCACCAAATTCGGGTGCATTTGTTTTCCATCGGCCATCCGATTGTGGGAGATAAGTTATATAAATTAAAAAAAGCTAAGCTTTTCCCGGCAAAGCTTAGCTTTAAAATGACTAGGCAACTGCTTCACGCCCAGCAGCTCATCTTTGACTTGGGCGGAAAAAAATATAAATTCAGCGCCAGGCCACCGAAGGATTTTGCGGATTTTCTGGGTTTTCTTGACGAAGGGAAAATAAAAAGCTAG